The following coding sequences lie in one Apium graveolens cultivar Ventura chromosome 3, ASM990537v1, whole genome shotgun sequence genomic window:
- the LOC141710890 gene encoding MLO protein homolog 1-like — translation MAVGGSGERSLKETPSWAVALVCTVFIVISILIEHAIHILGKWFQKRQKKAMMEALEKIKAELMLLGFISLLITVGTNVIAKICIPKSAGSIMLPCKKEYTDEAKDKGDEDGDHAGDGGRKLLWFAGDAIARRMLAPAAADEDYCSKSDKVPLISPSGLHQLHIFIFVLAVLHIMYSVMTIGFAQAKLKKWKSWELETSSLEYQFTNDPSRFRFAHQTSFVRRHSGLSTIPGVRYIVAFFRQFFASVTKVDYMTMRHGFINAHFAPNSKFNFHKYIKRSMEDDFKVVVGISIPLWTFAIIFQLLNVYKWYTFIGLAFIPPTILLIVGAKLELIIMDMAQQIQDRTTVVKGVPVVQPSNTYFWFNRPHIILFLIHFTLFENAFQMAYFLWTWYEFGLYSCFHENIPLIITKVVLSVAFQVLCSYITFPLYALVIQMGSHMKQAIFEEQTANALKKWRKTAKQNRKLRVATERGDDNISGFSSVASTPSRASSPLPLLHKYKTGDIESTLTSPRYMNYHTLQTELSPDVRGSPPSNVSSDYEAKQNVKGGGSAFTFHSP, via the exons ATGGCAGTCGGTGGTTCTGGAGAAAGATCACTGAAGGAGACCCCTTCTTGGGCAGTGGCACTTGTTTGCACCGTCTTCATTGTCATTTCTATTCTTATTGAGCATGCCATTCATATTCTTGGCAAG TGGTTTCAAAAGCGGCAAAAGAAGGCCATGATGGAGGCTTTGGAGAAGATTAAAGCAG AGCTAATGCTACTAGGCTTTATATCCTTACTCATAACGGTAGGGACAAATGTAATAGCCAAAATATGTATTCCAAAAAGTGCTGGTAGTATTATGCTTCCATGCAAGAAAGAATACACAGATGAAGCCAAAGACAAGGGAGACGAGGATGGTGATCACGCGGGCGATGGTGGGAGAAAATTATTGTGGTTTGCCGGAGATGCTATTGCACGTCGAATGCTTGCCCCTGCTGCTGCCGACGAGGATTACTGCTCTAAATCT GACAAAGTGCCGTTGATATCTCCATCAGGGCTACATCAATTGCACATCTTCATATTTGTGCTGGCTGTTTTACATATCATGTACAGTGTTATGACAATCGGATTTGCTCAAGCCAAA TTAAAGAAATGGAAATCATGGGAACTGGAAACTTCGTCGCTGGAGTATCAATTTACAAACG ATCCTTCGAGATTCAGATTTGCTCATCAAACATCCTTCGTTCGCCGGCATAGTGGATTATCAACCATTCCTGGAGTTCGCTATATT GTAGCTTTCTTTAGGCAGTTCTTTGCTTCAGTTACAAAGGTGGATTACATGACCATGCGACATGGATTTATTAAT GCGCACTTTGCTCCAAACAGTAAATTTAACTTCCACAAGTACATCAAAAGGTCCATGGAGGATGACTTTAAGGTGGTTGTTGGTATCAG TATACCACTATGGACATTTGCGATAATCTTCCAGCTTCTCAACGTCTACA AATGGTACACATTTATTGGCCTAGCATTCATTCCTCCTACA ATACTACTTATAGTTGGTGCCAAGCTAGAACTGATTATAATGGACATGGCTCAACAAATTCAAGACAGGACGACTGTGGTAAAAGGAGTTCCGGTGGTTCAGCCTAGCAATACGTATTTCTGGTTCAATCGCCCTCATATCATCCTTTTCTTGATTCATTTCACCTTGTTTGAG AATGCTTTCCAGATGGCTTACTTCTTATGGACATGG TATGAGTTCGGGCTATATTCATGCTTCCATGAAAATATACCACTAATCATCACAAAAGTAGTTTTGAGTGTTGCATTTCAAGTGTTATGCAGCTACATAACCTTTCCTCTCTACGCATTAGTCATCCAA ATGGGATCGCACATGAAGCAGGCAATATTTGAAGAACAAACTGCAAATGCACTTAAAAAGTGGCGAAAGACAGCAAAGCAGAACAGAAAGCTAAGAGTAGCAACAGAAAGGGGAGACGACAATATATCAGGTTTTTCAAGTGTGGCATCAACCCCGTCGCGAGCCTCATCGCCATTGCCATTACTACACAAGTACAAAACAGGAGACATCGAGTCCACATTGACGTCTCCAAGATACATGAACTATCATACTCTACAGACAGAGTTATCACCAGATGTAAGAGGCAGTCCTCcttcaaatgtttcaagtgacTATGAAGCTAAGCAAAATGTCAAAGGTGGGGGCTCTGCTTTTACATTTCACTCCCCTTAG